One Clostridium novyi NT genomic window carries:
- a CDS encoding cyclodeaminase/cyclohydrolase family protein codes for MQKKLILEEYINKLSSKEPTPGGGSAAALVSALSSSLTAMMLNLTVGKKRYEGYSNKLKKEIDDTLKDTLEFNEKFLAFMDEDEKSFLTLMDAFKLPKDTEEEKEIRKKEIDNGYEIALNTPLNLAREALCYYENIFTTVKYGNPNLISDAGVASILLYSAIESSILNVKINLSGIEDKFKKEDIVNECNKILESALNYKIEIMEIVESKIK; via the coding sequence ATGCAAAAAAAATTAATACTAGAAGAATATATAAATAAACTATCCTCAAAAGAGCCAACACCAGGTGGAGGAAGCGCAGCAGCTCTTGTATCAGCTTTAAGCAGTTCGCTTACAGCAATGATGTTAAATTTAACAGTAGGTAAAAAAAGATATGAAGGATATAGTAATAAGTTAAAAAAAGAAATTGATGATACACTAAAGGATACATTAGAATTTAATGAAAAATTTTTAGCATTTATGGATGAAGATGAAAAATCATTTTTAACTCTAATGGATGCATTTAAACTACCAAAAGATACAGAAGAAGAAAAAGAAATTAGAAAAAAAGAGATAGATAATGGATATGAAATAGCACTTAATACACCATTAAACTTAGCTAGAGAAGCATTATGCTATTATGAAAATATATTTACAACTGTAAAGTATGGTAATCCTAATTTAATATCTGATGCAGGGGTTGCCTCAATACTTCTTTACAGTGCAATTGAAAGTTCTATATTAAATGTTAAGATAAATTTAAGTGGAATTGAAGATAAATTTAAGAAAGAAGATATAGTAAATGAATGTAATAAAATCCTTGAAAGCGCATTGAATTATAAAATAGAGATAATGGAAATAGTTGAATCAAAGATAAA